One Nisaea sediminum genomic window carries:
- the ehuR gene encoding MocR-like ectoine utilization transcription factor EhuR, giving the protein MHRPALEWLPDLSGIPGPKYLAIARAMAEDIATGRLAPGTQLPTHRELAYQLGVTVGTVSRGYAEATRRGLIDGEVGRGTFVRRRIGRDMGEIPVGANRGGIDFGLNYPPLGASEREAFAAALHEIADGRDLMNLLAYAPHGGAPRHRRAAADWMVSLGVKTDADRAIVTTGGQNGMLAAFSALVQAGDTILVEKLTYPGIVPLAEMLGLKVQPVELDAEGLSPDALEEACRSFAPRALYFMPTLQNPTNTIMSAKRREQVAEIAARYNLILVEDDIYRFLVEDAPEPLSNLLPEQSIFITSAAKQLAPGLRIGGVSAPRAMVPRLERAMRASTWMAAPAMAEIFALWVDRGIALRLAREKAEEMRQRQEAAAEILHGFEFAQHPTSMHLWLTVPAPWTDRDAVAVLGEQGVAVSSGQVFATAPGAGRNRLRLSLGNPKDLKTVRHGLTLVADTLAGAPQQAASIV; this is encoded by the coding sequence ATGCACCGACCCGCGCTCGAATGGCTCCCCGACCTCTCGGGGATCCCCGGACCCAAATATCTCGCCATCGCCCGCGCCATGGCGGAGGACATCGCCACCGGACGGCTCGCGCCGGGCACGCAGCTGCCGACCCACCGCGAACTCGCCTACCAGCTCGGCGTCACGGTCGGCACCGTCTCGCGCGGCTATGCCGAAGCGACCCGGCGCGGCCTGATCGACGGCGAAGTCGGGCGCGGCACCTTTGTGCGCCGCCGGATCGGCCGCGACATGGGAGAGATCCCGGTCGGCGCCAACCGCGGCGGGATCGATTTCGGCCTGAACTACCCGCCACTCGGCGCCTCGGAGCGCGAGGCCTTTGCCGCCGCCCTGCACGAGATCGCCGACGGGCGCGACCTGATGAACCTGCTCGCCTATGCCCCCCATGGCGGCGCCCCCCGCCACAGGAGGGCGGCGGCGGACTGGATGGTCAGCCTCGGGGTGAAGACCGATGCCGACCGGGCGATTGTCACCACGGGCGGGCAGAACGGCATGCTCGCCGCTTTTTCGGCGCTGGTGCAGGCGGGCGATACAATCCTGGTCGAGAAGCTGACCTACCCCGGCATTGTCCCCCTCGCCGAGATGCTCGGCCTCAAGGTGCAGCCGGTCGAGCTCGACGCCGAAGGGCTCAGCCCCGACGCGCTGGAGGAAGCCTGCCGCAGCTTCGCGCCGCGCGCGCTCTATTTCATGCCGACGCTGCAGAACCCGACCAATACGATCATGAGCGCGAAACGCCGCGAGCAGGTCGCCGAGATCGCCGCGCGCTACAACCTGATCCTGGTGGAGGACGACATCTACCGCTTCCTCGTCGAGGACGCGCCGGAGCCGCTCTCCAACCTCCTGCCGGAACAGTCGATCTTCATCACCTCGGCGGCGAAGCAGCTCGCGCCCGGACTGCGTATCGGAGGCGTCAGCGCGCCGCGTGCCATGGTTCCCCGCCTCGAGCGCGCGATGCGCGCCTCCACCTGGATGGCGGCGCCGGCGATGGCGGAGATCTTCGCCCTCTGGGTCGATCGCGGCATCGCGCTGCGGCTCGCCCGTGAGAAAGCGGAGGAAATGCGGCAGCGCCAGGAGGCCGCGGCCGAGATCCTCCACGGCTTCGAGTTTGCCCAGCACCCGACCAGCATGCATCTCTGGCTCACGGTCCCCGCACCCTGGACCGACCGGGACGCGGTCGCGGTGCTGGGCGAGCAGGGCGTCGCCGTCTCCTCCGGCCAGGTCTTCGCCACCGCCCCCGGCGCGGGCCGCAACCGGCTCCGCCTCTCCCTCGGCAATCCGAAGGACCTGAAGACGGTGCGCCACGGCCTCACCCTCGTCGCCGACACCCTCGCCGGCGCGCCGCAGCAGGCCGCCTCCATCGTCTGA
- a CDS encoding GNAT family N-acetyltransferase, which yields MKVEPVTLSGKHVRLEPLSLDHIPALQKAAEDPAIWKWTWPGTDPKAVEAYIHLALENQEKGIDCPFATIDVASGEVAGSTRYMTIDTKNKRVEIGSTWINPRFQRTPINTEAKYMMLKHAFETLGCIRVEFKTHHRNEQSQNALKRIGAIYEGTLRQHMIHTDGTLRDSVYFSILDKEWAGVKEMLEGKLAAR from the coding sequence ATGAAGGTCGAACCCGTCACCCTCTCCGGCAAGCATGTCCGCCTGGAGCCGCTCAGCCTCGATCACATCCCGGCCCTGCAGAAGGCCGCCGAGGATCCGGCGATCTGGAAATGGACCTGGCCGGGCACCGACCCGAAGGCGGTCGAGGCCTATATCCACCTCGCGCTGGAGAACCAGGAGAAGGGCATCGACTGCCCCTTCGCGACAATCGACGTGGCGAGCGGCGAGGTCGCGGGCTCGACCCGCTACATGACCATCGACACCAAGAACAAGCGGGTGGAGATCGGCAGCACCTGGATCAACCCGCGCTTCCAGCGCACGCCGATCAATACCGAAGCCAAATACATGATGCTGAAACACGCCTTCGAGACGCTCGGCTGCATCCGGGTCGAGTTCAAGACCCACCACCGCAACGAGCAGTCCCAGAACGCCCTGAAGCGGATCGGCGCGATCTACGAGGGCACGCTGCGCCAGCACATGATCCACACCGACGGCACGCTCCGGGACTCGGTCTATTTCTCCATCCTCGACAAGGAATGGGCCGGGGTGAAGGAGATGCTGGAGGGGAAGCTCGCGGCGCGCTGA
- a CDS encoding M20/M25/M40 family metallo-hydrolase, translating to MTSNTETIRASAQFQKAEAALRAGHDRFVEELITLTEIPSPPFKEEKRAAAYEEMFRALGLEEVQRDGIGNVTGLRRGRGNGPIVVAASHLDTVFPEGTDVKVRREGTKLFAPGVGDDTKGLATLLAFVRALDAAGIETEQDILFVGDVGEEGKGDLRGIRYLFTENPYRERIASFFTFDGIETQDLVTAGVGSYRYKVAFKGPGGHSLGAFGTVNPAYALGTFLVGMSKIEVPGDPRSSYCASTFSGGTSVNAIPEEVWTEIDLRSESAEVLDRVDAEVKALIEEAVKGENARGDTSNGAISVELTQIGNRPAGTTAHGTPIVEASVAAMRAYGFEPEFSASSTDANIPMSLGIPAVKFGHGGAGGRAHSLEEWVDVEPELNLRGQNAGLLALVATAGFVEG from the coding sequence ATGACCAGCAATACCGAGACCATTCGAGCCTCCGCACAGTTCCAGAAAGCCGAAGCCGCGCTCCGCGCCGGCCATGACCGCTTCGTCGAGGAACTCATCACCCTGACCGAGATCCCGTCCCCGCCCTTCAAGGAGGAGAAGCGGGCCGCGGCCTACGAGGAGATGTTCCGGGCGCTCGGCCTGGAAGAGGTGCAGCGGGACGGGATCGGCAACGTGACCGGGCTGCGGCGCGGGCGGGGCAACGGGCCGATCGTGGTCGCCGCCTCCCATCTCGACACGGTCTTTCCCGAAGGCACCGACGTGAAGGTCCGCCGCGAGGGCACGAAGCTCTTCGCTCCGGGCGTCGGTGACGACACCAAGGGGCTCGCCACCCTGCTGGCCTTCGTCCGCGCGCTCGACGCCGCCGGGATCGAGACCGAGCAGGACATCCTCTTCGTCGGCGATGTCGGCGAGGAGGGCAAAGGCGACCTGCGCGGCATCCGCTATCTCTTCACCGAGAATCCCTACCGTGAGCGCATCGCCTCCTTCTTCACCTTCGACGGTATCGAGACCCAGGACCTGGTGACCGCCGGCGTCGGCTCCTACCGCTATAAGGTCGCCTTCAAGGGGCCCGGCGGGCACAGCCTCGGCGCCTTCGGCACGGTGAACCCGGCCTATGCGCTCGGCACGTTCCTCGTCGGCATGTCGAAGATCGAGGTGCCGGGCGATCCGCGCAGCTCCTACTGCGCCAGCACCTTCTCCGGCGGCACCTCGGTGAACGCGATCCCGGAGGAGGTCTGGACCGAGATCGACCTGCGTTCGGAATCCGCCGAGGTGCTCGACCGGGTCGATGCCGAGGTGAAGGCGCTGATCGAGGAAGCCGTGAAGGGCGAGAACGCGCGCGGCGATACGTCGAACGGCGCGATCAGTGTCGAGCTGACCCAGATCGGCAACCGCCCGGCGGGAACGACGGCGCACGGCACCCCCATCGTCGAGGCGAGCGTCGCGGCGATGAGGGCCTACGGTTTCGAGCCGGAATTCTCCGCCTCCTCGACCGACGCCAACATCCCGATGTCGCTCGGGATCCCGGCGGTGAAATTCGGCCACGGCGGCGCCGGCGGCCGGGCGCATTCGCTCGAGGAATGGGTCGATGTCGAGCCCGAGCTCAACCTCCGTGGCCAGAATGCAGGCCTGCTCGCGCTGGTCGCGACGGCGGGGTTCGTGGAGGGGTGA
- a CDS encoding M20/M25/M40 family metallo-hydrolase — MTDDSAALRRELCDLVDARRDEFLDLLRAFLRIRSVNPPGDMREAASFVRGVLDRFGVPHRTLAAREDMPNIVGRWEAGAPGANLVLNGHMDVFPVSNERLWQAEMKDGKIYGRGASDMKTGTLAGILAYGLLCPYRDRLKGALTLTVVSDEQSGGRYGTRFLFENHADEIAGDCCLNGEPSGLETLRFMEKGTLRFSLSASGPGGHGGYPHRANNPVQQVVAAVQAIYARFHLKPGNLPPEFDAVLTSPASVAAADLAMGEGAAENARRITVNCGIIGGGAKATQIPTEAAASLDIRYPVGTEGDELRQGLSEIAEQTGCLLTINEDHSYPPSSTNPAGGMAEILRRNIRELTGRDVPPVCSLGGTDARYWRWRGIPAVICGPSNISMGTDTEHVEIEEALTVFKLHLCCAADYLSAASA, encoded by the coding sequence ATGACCGATGACAGCGCCGCCCTCCGGCGGGAGCTCTGCGATCTCGTCGATGCGCGGCGGGACGAATTCCTCGACCTCCTGCGCGCATTTCTGCGTATCCGTAGCGTCAATCCGCCGGGCGACATGCGCGAAGCGGCATCGTTCGTGCGCGGCGTGCTCGACAGGTTCGGCGTGCCGCACAGAACGCTGGCGGCGCGCGAGGACATGCCGAACATCGTCGGGCGCTGGGAGGCGGGTGCTCCGGGAGCCAATCTGGTGCTGAACGGGCATATGGACGTTTTTCCAGTCAGCAACGAGCGGCTCTGGCAGGCGGAGATGAAGGACGGAAAGATCTACGGCCGCGGTGCCTCCGACATGAAGACCGGCACGCTCGCCGGAATTCTCGCCTACGGTCTTCTCTGTCCCTACCGCGACCGGTTGAAAGGCGCGCTGACGCTGACTGTGGTCTCGGACGAGCAGTCGGGCGGGCGCTACGGCACCAGGTTCCTGTTCGAAAACCACGCGGATGAGATCGCCGGGGACTGCTGCCTCAACGGCGAGCCGAGCGGGCTCGAGACCCTGCGCTTCATGGAGAAGGGGACGCTCCGCTTCTCGCTCTCGGCCAGCGGACCCGGCGGGCATGGCGGCTATCCGCACCGCGCGAACAATCCGGTGCAGCAGGTCGTCGCGGCGGTGCAGGCGATCTACGCGCGCTTCCATTTGAAGCCGGGCAATCTGCCGCCGGAGTTCGACGCGGTGCTGACCTCGCCGGCTTCGGTCGCGGCAGCGGATCTGGCGATGGGCGAGGGCGCGGCGGAGAACGCGCGGCGCATCACCGTCAATTGCGGCATCATCGGCGGCGGCGCCAAGGCGACGCAGATCCCGACCGAAGCGGCGGCGAGCCTCGACATCCGTTATCCGGTCGGCACCGAGGGGGACGAATTGCGGCAGGGCCTCTCGGAGATCGCCGAACAGACGGGCTGCCTGCTGACGATCAACGAGGACCATTCCTATCCGCCGAGCAGCACGAATCCGGCGGGCGGGATGGCGGAGATTCTCCGCCGCAACATCCGCGAGCTGACCGGCCGGGACGTGCCCCCGGTCTGCAGTCTCGGCGGCACGGACGCGCGCTACTGGCGCTGGCGCGGCATCCCGGCGGTGATCTGCGGGCCGTCCAACATCAGCATGGGCACCGACACCGAGCATGTGGAGATCGAGGAGGCCCTGACGGTCTTCAAGCTGCACCTCTGCTGCGCGGCGGATTACTTAAGTGCCGCATCCGCATAG
- a CDS encoding adenosine deaminase family protein: MRIAAILLLLPFALGACAGLPDGNPEARTAAHFESIRSDRTLTRAFLQAMPKGADLHTHLSGAVYAEAYIDWAADPDLDLCFDPAARSIVACAAHVPPVAKPDCREEVQVRMSDAANSDACRAAITDNLSMRNFRPNPLSGERSGHDQFFATFARFGAISGDRKAESLAWLARNAALQNIFYVEPMMTLGWVNPADLGVKLKLKGGSDAELAAFEKALLDNGFEKLVDAGAKVLNDAMAGARVEMGCDGTTPEPGCAVTLRQLGQSIRTQPPENAFAQIMLHYMIADREKLSVGVNFVAPEDYHVALRDYSLHMAIFGYFKRKYERVGLSLHAGELWLGVTELEDMTFHIREAVEIAGVDRIGHGVAIGFEKGSEALIARMAKDGIAVEINLSSNEQILGVKGKDHPFPTYLKAGVPVMLSTDDEGVERIDLSSQYQLASERYGLGYEELKMLSRQSLEQSFLTGASLWQDIEVPIRAAPCVGSFTSDDCKAFIARSDKAQAQVELEKRFAAFEGRW, translated from the coding sequence ATGCGCATCGCCGCGATCCTGCTGCTTCTGCCCTTTGCCCTCGGCGCCTGCGCCGGCCTACCCGACGGCAATCCCGAAGCCCGCACCGCCGCGCATTTCGAGAGCATCCGCTCCGACCGCACCCTGACCCGCGCCTTCCTCCAGGCAATGCCGAAGGGTGCGGACCTGCACACCCATCTCTCCGGCGCGGTCTATGCCGAGGCCTATATAGACTGGGCCGCCGACCCGGACCTCGATCTCTGCTTCGATCCCGCCGCGCGCTCCATCGTCGCCTGCGCCGCACACGTGCCGCCAGTGGCGAAGCCGGACTGCCGGGAAGAGGTACAGGTACGGATGAGCGATGCCGCCAACAGCGACGCCTGCCGGGCCGCCATCACCGACAATCTCTCGATGCGCAATTTCCGCCCCAACCCGCTCTCGGGCGAGCGCTCCGGCCACGACCAGTTCTTCGCCACCTTCGCCCGCTTCGGCGCGATCTCCGGCGATCGCAAGGCCGAAAGCCTCGCCTGGCTCGCCCGCAACGCGGCGCTGCAGAATATCTTCTATGTCGAGCCGATGATGACGCTCGGCTGGGTCAATCCGGCGGATCTCGGCGTGAAGCTGAAGCTGAAGGGCGGCAGCGATGCCGAACTCGCTGCCTTCGAGAAGGCTCTGCTCGACAACGGCTTCGAAAAGCTGGTCGATGCCGGCGCGAAGGTGCTGAACGACGCCATGGCGGGCGCCCGCGTCGAAATGGGCTGCGACGGGACCACGCCGGAGCCCGGTTGCGCCGTCACCCTGCGCCAGCTCGGCCAGAGCATCCGCACCCAGCCACCGGAGAACGCCTTCGCCCAGATCATGCTGCATTACATGATCGCCGACCGGGAGAAGCTCAGCGTCGGGGTCAATTTCGTCGCGCCGGAGGATTATCACGTCGCGCTCCGGGACTATTCCCTGCACATGGCAATCTTCGGCTACTTCAAGCGGAAATACGAACGGGTCGGCCTCTCGCTCCATGCGGGCGAGCTCTGGCTCGGCGTGACCGAGCTCGAGGACATGACCTTCCATATCCGCGAGGCGGTGGAGATCGCCGGCGTCGACCGCATCGGCCACGGCGTCGCCATCGGCTTCGAGAAGGGCAGCGAGGCGCTGATCGCGCGGATGGCGAAAGACGGCATCGCGGTCGAGATCAACCTCTCCAGCAACGAGCAGATCCTCGGCGTGAAGGGCAAGGACCACCCCTTCCCGACCTATCTGAAAGCCGGCGTGCCGGTGATGCTTTCGACCGATGACGAGGGCGTCGAACGGATCGACCTCTCGAGCCAGTACCAGCTCGCGAGCGAGCGTTACGGGCTCGGCTATGAGGAGCTGAAGATGCTGTCGCGGCAGAGCCTAGAGCAGAGCTTCCTCACCGGCGCCTCGCTTTGGCAGGACATCGAGGTCCCGATCAGGGCGGCCCCCTGTGTCGGAAGCTTCACCTCGGATGATTGCAAGGCCTTCATCGCCCGCAGTGACAAGGCACAAGCGCAGGTGGAGCTGGAGAAGCGGTTCGCGGCGTTCGAGGGGCGATGGTAA
- the lepB gene encoding signal peptidase I, giving the protein MAGHRSVLRRVGKWCTVGSAVFVAALIALFIFHSVRTGVASVAWMISEAKNYHSVTPAMEPNFNPGEHMMARLRTSSGGFPSRGTVLVVRNPLKPEQDWVRRLVGLPFDRVAINDGVLYVNGSAVAEEDMGPAGGGYRLVRETLPGGHSHLIKVAAPDTARTSFGEISVPAGQMLLLADNRDGAKDSRHAELGLVPLDNIIGVAKFIYLSPDLSRLGATIE; this is encoded by the coding sequence ATGGCCGGGCACCGAAGTGTCCTGAGAAGGGTGGGCAAGTGGTGCACGGTCGGCAGCGCCGTCTTTGTTGCTGCCTTGATCGCATTGTTTATCTTTCACAGCGTTCGTACTGGTGTAGCGAGCGTGGCGTGGATGATTTCTGAGGCGAAAAACTATCACTCCGTCACGCCGGCCATGGAGCCGAACTTCAATCCAGGCGAGCATATGATGGCGCGACTGAGGACGTCTTCTGGCGGGTTTCCTTCTCGCGGGACGGTGCTAGTCGTCCGTAATCCGCTGAAGCCGGAACAGGACTGGGTCAGGCGACTCGTCGGCTTGCCGTTCGACAGGGTCGCCATCAATGACGGCGTGCTCTACGTCAATGGAAGCGCCGTCGCGGAAGAGGACATGGGCCCGGCAGGCGGCGGCTACCGCCTCGTCCGCGAGACGCTGCCGGGAGGGCACTCGCATCTCATCAAGGTCGCGGCTCCCGACACCGCGCGTACCAGCTTCGGCGAGATATCTGTTCCAGCGGGACAGATGCTTCTGTTGGCGGACAACCGGGACGGGGCGAAAGACAGTCGTCACGCGGAGCTTGGATTGGTCCCCCTGGACAACATTATCGGCGTTGCCAAGTTCATCTATCTGTCGCCGGACCTCTCGAGGCTTGGTGCGACGATCGAATAG
- a CDS encoding acyl-CoA synthetase, protein MNAPVTPFSTRTMNLAHLVEQQARRLPDAPAFVWGETVWSWRAFDRRVKAMAAVLAHEGGIAKGDRVLVQSQNCNQLFESMFACFRLGAVWVPANFRGMPDDLAWMAELSGAKAMICNASFPEHAAVGGPELTARFSIGAAEFGPDIDRLMDKYADEVPPLAAVDRDDPAWLFFTSGTSGRPKASVLTHGQLGFVINNHLCDLVPGVTEKDASIVVAPLSHGAGMHQLMMAARGAPTILPASPRFDTGEIWSLVERWRVSNMFTVPTILKMLVEAPEAMTADHSSLRYVIYAGAPMYRSDQIRALQVLGPVLVQYFGLGEVTGAITYLPPRDHSAGDDMRVGTCGFPRTGMQVEIQGEDGTALGPGETGEICVTGGAVFAGYWRNPEANAKSFRDGWFRTGDIGHMDAEGYVYITGRASDMYISGGSNIYPREIEEKILLHPAVTETAVFGMPDPKWGEIGVAICVLEEGHSLDAAGLDAYLREKIASYKLPRQYFFWDSLPKTGYGKLSKRVIRAELEERLAAGESAA, encoded by the coding sequence ATGAACGCGCCCGTCACCCCCTTCAGCACGCGCACGATGAACCTCGCGCATCTGGTCGAGCAGCAGGCGCGGCGGCTGCCCGACGCGCCTGCCTTCGTCTGGGGCGAGACCGTGTGGAGCTGGCGCGCCTTCGACCGGCGGGTGAAGGCGATGGCCGCCGTGCTGGCGCACGAGGGCGGGATCGCGAAGGGCGACCGGGTGCTGGTGCAGTCGCAGAACTGCAACCAGCTGTTCGAGAGCATGTTCGCCTGTTTCCGGCTCGGCGCGGTCTGGGTGCCGGCGAATTTCCGCGGCATGCCGGACGACCTCGCCTGGATGGCGGAGCTCTCCGGCGCGAAGGCGATGATCTGCAACGCGTCCTTCCCGGAGCACGCGGCGGTCGGAGGTCCCGAGCTGACCGCGCGCTTCTCTATCGGCGCGGCGGAGTTCGGGCCCGATATCGACAGGCTCATGGACAAGTACGCGGACGAGGTGCCGCCGCTCGCCGCGGTCGACCGGGACGATCCGGCCTGGCTCTTCTTCACCTCCGGCACCTCCGGGCGCCCGAAGGCCTCCGTCCTGACCCACGGCCAGCTCGGCTTCGTCATCAACAACCATCTTTGCGATCTCGTCCCCGGCGTGACTGAGAAGGACGCCTCCATCGTGGTCGCGCCGCTCTCCCACGGGGCGGGGATGCACCAGCTCATGATGGCGGCGCGCGGGGCGCCGACGATCCTGCCCGCCTCCCCCCGCTTCGACACCGGCGAGATCTGGTCGCTGGTGGAGCGCTGGCGGGTCAGCAACATGTTCACCGTGCCGACGATCCTCAAGATGCTGGTCGAGGCGCCGGAAGCGATGACAGCGGACCATTCGAGCCTGCGCTACGTGATCTATGCGGGCGCGCCGATGTACCGCTCCGACCAGATCAGGGCGCTTCAGGTGCTGGGTCCGGTGCTGGTGCAGTATTTCGGCCTCGGAGAGGTGACGGGTGCGATCACCTACCTGCCGCCGCGGGACCATTCCGCCGGCGACGACATGCGCGTCGGGACCTGTGGCTTTCCGCGCACCGGCATGCAGGTGGAGATCCAGGGCGAGGACGGAACGGCGCTCGGGCCCGGCGAGACCGGGGAGATCTGCGTCACCGGCGGCGCGGTCTTCGCCGGCTACTGGCGGAACCCGGAGGCGAACGCCAAGAGCTTCCGCGACGGCTGGTTCCGCACCGGCGATATCGGGCACATGGACGCGGAGGGTTACGTCTACATCACCGGCCGGGCGTCGGACATGTACATCTCCGGCGGCTCCAACATCTATCCGCGCGAGATCGAGGAGAAGATCCTCTTGCACCCGGCGGTGACCGAGACTGCGGTCTTCGGCATGCCGGACCCGAAATGGGGCGAGATCGGCGTCGCAATCTGCGTGCTGGAGGAAGGCCATTCCCTCGATGCCGCCGGGCTCGACGCGTATCTCCGCGAGAAGATCGCCTCCTACAAGCTGCCGCGGCAGTATTTCTTCTGGGACAGCCTGCCGAAGACCGGCTATGGCAAGCTCTCGAAACGGGTGATCCGGGCGGAGCTGGAAGAGCGGCTCGCCGCCGGCGAAAGCGCCGCCTGA
- a CDS encoding PPC domain-containing DNA-binding protein yields MRAVTHPGPVAEERQEILPAEGRPVTLTLNAGLPFEDAVAEAMAAEGLDGAWLEIEEAIVSSLDYVIPALSPDKDHVAWYSEIHSFGGPGRIERLGMMVGRDSGASFLHGHGLWAPQDGEIAMGHILAPRTKLAAPAVARGIGLTRACFERRPDPETNFTLFRPSGDDVTSEGADYALVRLAPNQDFAGALDTACARLGWESARVHGLGSLIGATFEDGSVLDSLPTEFLILDAEARAEGQSGPGPEIAIVGTEGGDIRQGKLKRGENAVLITAELLLEHG; encoded by the coding sequence ATGCGCGCCGTCACCCATCCGGGCCCGGTGGCGGAGGAGCGGCAGGAGATCCTGCCCGCCGAGGGCCGTCCCGTCACGCTCACCCTCAACGCGGGCCTCCCCTTCGAGGACGCGGTCGCGGAGGCGATGGCCGCGGAGGGGCTGGACGGCGCTTGGCTCGAGATCGAGGAGGCGATCGTCTCCTCCCTCGACTACGTGATCCCGGCGCTCTCGCCCGACAAAGACCATGTCGCCTGGTATTCCGAGATCCATTCCTTCGGCGGACCCGGCCGGATCGAGCGGCTGGGCATGATGGTCGGCCGCGACAGTGGCGCCTCCTTCCTGCACGGCCACGGGCTCTGGGCGCCCCAAGACGGCGAGATCGCGATGGGCCATATCCTCGCCCCGCGGACCAAGCTCGCCGCGCCCGCCGTCGCCCGCGGCATCGGCCTGACCCGTGCCTGCTTCGAGCGCCGCCCGGACCCGGAAACCAATTTCACGCTGTTCCGTCCGTCCGGCGACGACGTGACTTCGGAGGGTGCTGATTACGCCCTCGTCCGGCTCGCCCCCAACCAGGATTTTGCGGGCGCGCTCGACACGGCCTGTGCCCGGCTCGGCTGGGAAAGCGCGCGGGTGCACGGTCTCGGGAGTCTGATCGGTGCCACCTTCGAGGACGGCTCCGTACTCGACAGCCTGCCGACCGAGTTCCTGATCCTCGATGCGGAAGCGCGCGCGGAAGGTCAAAGCGGACCCGGCCCGGAGATCGCCATCGTCGGGACCGAGGGCGGCGATATCCGTCAGGGCAAGCTGAAACGGGGCGAGAACGCGGTGCTGATCACGGCGGAGCTGCTGCTGGAGCACGGCTGA
- a CDS encoding MBL fold metallo-hydrolase RNA specificity domain-containing protein, translating to MILTFCGAAGTVTGSCYWIRTDRCQFLVDCGMFQGSKTLKELNYGSFPFDPEKIDFVLLTHAHIDHSGLIPKLVKQGFSGPIFATTGSIDLLTYMLADSGSIQEMEVERLNRRNAQRGRPTVTPIYGKEDAQTAMEHFSAVEYDSWREVGDGVRARFWNAGHILGSASIEIEVSTGERGGRLSRLLFSGDIGPDRKLLHPDPDAPENWDWICCEATYGGRQREDVGPERRRKVLAEEVNTALARGGNLLIPVFAVERTQELLLDLGKLFDRATIPEVPVFLDSPLAIRATEVFEKNASVLEDMPANGDGFRRSNIRFTETVDESKRIARVRGGAIILAGSGMCEAGRIRHHLKQNLWRSDATVLLVGYQAPGTLGAILADGAEAVTIFGEELRVKAAIRQIDVYSGHADGEELVEWLTERLPVKSGIFLTHGEEDALAAMRDALEAKGVEPERILIPKLDDVVDLSGGRAVFRQKQAVRRISPEAVRGPDWHNELAEFSLRLRAELESAADEKSRKKIMRRVMRALEGAERR from the coding sequence ATGATCCTGACTTTCTGCGGCGCTGCCGGAACCGTGACCGGATCCTGCTACTGGATCAGGACGGACCGATGCCAGTTCCTCGTCGATTGCGGCATGTTCCAGGGCTCCAAGACCCTGAAGGAGCTGAATTACGGAAGCTTTCCGTTCGATCCGGAGAAGATCGATTTCGTCCTGCTGACGCATGCCCATATCGACCATTCGGGCCTGATCCCCAAGCTGGTGAAACAGGGCTTCTCCGGGCCGATCTTCGCCACCACGGGCAGCATCGATCTGTTGACCTACATGCTGGCCGATAGCGGCTCCATACAGGAGATGGAGGTCGAGCGGCTGAACCGGCGGAACGCCCAGCGCGGCCGGCCGACGGTCACCCCGATCTACGGCAAGGAGGATGCGCAGACGGCGATGGAGCACTTCTCCGCCGTCGAATATGACAGCTGGCGCGAGGTCGGCGACGGCGTGCGCGCCCGGTTCTGGAATGCCGGGCATATTCTGGGCTCCGCCTCGATCGAGATCGAGGTCTCGACCGGAGAGCGCGGCGGCAGGCTCTCCCGGCTTCTTTTCTCCGGCGATATCGGGCCGGACCGCAAGCTGCTCCATCCTGATCCTGACGCGCCCGAGAACTGGGACTGGATCTGCTGCGAGGCGACCTACGGCGGCCGGCAGCGGGAGGACGTGGGTCCCGAACGCCGCCGGAAGGTGCTTGCCGAAGAGGTGAACACGGCGCTCGCGCGGGGCGGCAACCTTCTGATCCCGGTCTTCGCCGTCGAGCGCACGCAGGAACTGCTGCTCGATCTCGGCAAGCTCTTTGACCGCGCGACGATTCCCGAGGTGCCGGTCTTCCTCGATAGCCCGCTCGCGATCCGGGCGACGGAGGTGTTCGAGAAGAACGCCTCCGTGCTGGAGGACATGCCGGCCAACGGGGACGGTTTCCGGCGGTCGAACATCCGTTTTACGGAGACGGTGGACGAGAGCAAGCGGATCGCCCGGGTGCGGGGCGGCGCGATCATCCTCGCCGGCAGCGGCATGTGCGAGGCGGGGCGCATCCGCCATCACCTGAAGCAGAATCTCTGGCGCTCCGACGCCACGGTCCTTCTCGTCGGCTACCAAGCGCCGGGAACCCTCGGCGCCATCCTCGCGGACGGTGCCGAGGCGGTGACCATTTTCGGCGAGGAACTGCGCGTGAAAGCGGCGATCCGGCAGATCGACGTTTATTCCGGCCATGCCGATGGGGAGGAGCTGGTCGAGTGGCTGACCGAGCGGCTGCCGGTCAAGTCCGGGATCTTCCTGACCCATGGCGAGGAAGACGCGCTCGCCGCCATGCGCGATGCGCTGGAGGCGAAGGGCGTGGAGCCCGAGCGCATCCTGATCCCGAAGCTCGACGACGTGGTCGACCTCTCCGGCGGCCGCGCGGTCTTCCGGCAGAAGCAGGCGGTCCGGCGGATTTCGCCGGAAGCGGTGCGCGGGCCGGACTGGCACAACGAGCTGGCGGAGTTCTCGCTCCGTCTCAGGGCCGAGCTGGAATCCGCAGCGGACGAGAAGTCGCGCAAGAAGATCATGCGCCGGGTGATGCGGGCTCTTGAGGGGGCGGAGAGACGCTGA